From Dreissena polymorpha isolate Duluth1 chromosome 15, UMN_Dpol_1.0, whole genome shotgun sequence, a single genomic window includes:
- the LOC127860171 gene encoding uncharacterized protein LOC127860171 codes for MALKIASKHYRDKLIPIVQARYDEKLKLISENDPFELKNLSNDVELLPALSYPDIVFYLLFTPSVYTHDDLKNYKSLDAVNQVECGWVSDVKSVVIDKKHVVRGRVLHSQRLRDKALTPWFIAEKNGAVLASHCDCMAGCGETCTHVAALMFWVSATVKMLMSVL; via the exons ATGGCTCTAAAAATAGCAAGTAAACACTACAGAGATAAATTAATTCCCATTGTTCAGGCAAGATACGACGAAAAGCTGAAGTTAATATCAGAGAATGATCCATTTGAACTGAAAAACCTCTCAAATGATGTTGAACTGCTGCCTGCGTTGTCGTATCcagatattgtgttttatttattgtttactcCGAGTGTGTACACGCATGATGATTTGAAGAATTATAAAAGTTTAGATGCAGTGAATCAGGTTGAATGTGGATGGGTGTCGGACGTAAAATCCGTGGTGATTGACAAGAAACATGTGGTTAGAGGAAGG GTGCTCCACTCACAACGTTTACGTGACAAAGCCCTAACCCCATGGTTCATCGCGGAGAAGAATGGTGCAGTCTTGGCCAGCCACTGCGACTGCATGGCAGGCTGTGGCGAAACATGTACGCATGTAGCAGCGTTGATGTTCTGGGTATCCGCAACCGTCAAG ATGCTAATGAGCGTACTGTAA
- the LOC127860158 gene encoding uncharacterized protein LOC127860158, with the protein MVNYCRVIGCHNRSDREKGRSFYRIPEVITNQCEKTHELSEERRRKWLASLNQDLTGKTVKNIRICSDHFIGKKKADLFARDNPDWTPFLNMGTSRQVNTPDNMSSRYFRKKGRAEKSDAAKTLLMFAENMSTDEPVEDLTPLPSEEPLPETEVEMLQKQLALAKEENEKLKCKNHELKEKLKNTNPYSDSALEGNDEKVRSLTGLPCFALLMALFRLVEECLPPKMTLGKFECLVLTLARLRLNLTISFLAFQLAVSKSTISRIFVDVIDVLYVRTQGIVRWPEREELQKTMPLQFQKHFGKKCCVIIDCFEVFIECPSNLMARSETWSNYKHHNTVKFLIGIAPQGVVSFISKSWGGRTSDKFITEHCGFLNKLLPGDLILADRGFDIGDSVGTLCASVNIPAFTKGKGQLSPLDLEETRKIANVRIHVERVIGLVRQKFTFLNGTQPIDVVMTKDERGLTTIDKVAYVCCALVNMCESVVDFN; encoded by the exons ATGGTAAATTATTGCCGTGTCATTGGCTGTCATAATAGGTCGGACAGAGAAAAAGGCAGGTCCTTCTACAGGATACCCGAAGTAATAACGAATCAATGTGAAAAGACCCATGAATTGTCCGAAGAAAGACGGCGAAAATGGCTTGCAAGTCTCAATCAGGATCTGACTGGCAAAACTGTGAAGAACATTCGAATATGCTCCGATCACTTTATTGGAA agaaAAAGGCAGATCTGTTTGCCAGGGATAATCCAGACTGGACTCCTTTCTTAAACATGGGAACCAGTAGGCAGGTCAATACACCTGACAACATGTCCAGCCGGTACTTCCGTAAGAAGGGGCGTGCAGAGAAGTCTGACGCAGCCAAGACTTTATTAATGTTCGCTGAAAACATGTCGACAGATGAGCCGGTTGAAGATTTAACCCCACTACCTTCAGAAGAGCCATTGCCAGAAACTGAGGTAGAAATGCTACAAAAGCAGCTTGCTTTAGCCAAAGAGGAAAATGAAAAACTGAAGTGTAAAAATCATGAATTGAAGGAAAAATTGAAGAACACAAATCCTTATTCAGACAGCGCCTTAGAAGGAAATGATGAAAAAGTAAGATCGCTAACAGGCTTACCATGCTTCGCATTGTTAATGGCACTGTTTCGACTTGTTGAAGAATGTTTACCACCGAAAATGACCTTGGGAAAATTTGAGTGCTTGGTTTTGACACTGGCTAGATTAAGGCTGAACTTGACTATTAGCTTCCTGGCCTTTCAGTTGGCGGTCTCAAAATCCACAATATCCAGAATTTTTGTAGATGTTATTGATGTGCTGTATGTACGGACACAAGGTATTGTCAGATGGCCAGAACGAGAAGAACTACAGAAGACAATGCCACTTCAATTTCAAAAGCATTTTGGGAAAAAGTGTTGTGTTATAATAGACTGTTTTGAAGTGTTTATTGAATGTCCCTCCAATTTAATGGCACGCAGTGAAACATGGTCCAATTATAAGCACCACAACACCGTGAAATTCCTTATAGGTATTGCGCCTCAAGGAGTTGTGTCGTTCATTTCTAAGTCATGGGGAGGACGGACCAGCGATAAATTCATTACCGAGCACTGTGGTTTTTTGAACAAGCTGTTACCGGGGGATTTGATTCTTGCTGACAGGGGTTTTGACATTGGCGACAGTGTTGGAACGCTTTGTGCATCAGTCAACATCCCAGCATTTACAAAAGGCAAGGGTCAACTCTCGCCACTTGATTTAGAAGAAACCAGGAAAATTGCTAATGTAAGAATTCATGTGGAACGTGTCATAGGATTGGTTAGACAGAAGTTCACATTCCTTAATGGGACTCAACCAATTGATGTTGTAATGACCAAAGACGAACGCGGCCTAACAACTATTGACAAAGTGGCATATGTATGTTGTGCACTAGTGAACATGTGCGAGTCTGTTGTAGACTTCAACTAA